The Aneurinibacillus migulanus genome contains the following window.
GTTTTCTATTTATTATACTATTTTTATCGGAATTGTAAACTTACTTTTCATCACTTTTGTTGGACATATAAAAAGCCACCCTTTCTGTAAACATCACAGAAAGAATATCATTCTGTACTCCATATTGTATGTATCCAGTTAAAACAAACATAAAAACAATGAAAAGCAACAAAAAGCACATATTTTACACTGTTTTAATGCACGATTAACATTTTAGGTTTATATTTAATTTGAAGGAAAATTTCTACAAAAGTGAAAGAGAGGGAGAAAAATGAACAATAACAAAATTCAAGCTGTTGTTTTCGATTGGGCTGGTACAACGGTAGATTATGGTTGTATTGCACCTGTCGCTATTTTTATCGAAGTATTTAAGAAACGCGGCATCGAAATCACATTAGCAGAAGCTCGTGAGCCAATGGGGTTACAAAAGAGGGATCATATTGTTGCTATTTGTAATATGCCTCGCGTGGCTAATCTCTGGCACCAAAAATTCGATAGAAAACCTTTAGAATCTGAAATTGACGAAATGTATAATGATTTTGAAAATATGATTTTGAAAATATGATTTTCCAAATCTTATCTAACTATGCACAACCTATACCCGGCGTTCTCAATTTAATGGAAAGATTACGGGCGAAGGGCATAAAAATCGGATCTACAACTGGCTATACAAAAGATATGATAAAGATTGTCGCCGCTGAAGCAAAGAAACAAGGTTATGAGTCTGATTATCTCGTAACATCAGAAGATGTTCCTGGTGGCCGTCCTTATCCCTGGATGTGTTATGAAAACGCGATGCACTTAGGCGTTTATCCAATGAGCTCAATGATGAAAGTTGGAGACACTGTGATTGATATGCAGGATGGCCGTAATGCGGGAATGTGGACAGTCGGTGTCGTACTAGGTGGTAGTGAATTAGGCTTAACACAAGAAGAAGTAGAGGCAATGGAGCCGCAATTGCTAGAACAAAAAATGGAAGAAGTTCGCCAGCGACTTATCGCCGCTGGGGCACATTTTACAATTGATTCAATTGGTGATCTAGATAAAGTCATTGAAAAAATCGAAATGGGAGAAATCGTTTATCAATAGGAAGTCTTATAAGAAGCACCTCTTCTATATAAGTTACACTTAATATTTTGACAGGGTAGCGTGGTTGGAGGTGGGAGAGTGAGAGAAAGAAGAGATTGGATGCGCCCTGCGATCCGGCAGAAGAAAGGGCAGCGTGTCTTTTTCCGATCGTTCCCGCCCACCGCCCTTCCTTCTTTTCTTACCTTCCACCATAAACATTTGTCGATGCATCAAATCAGATGTATATATTCGGTAGGGTTTTTTAGACTATCAAAGAACGAGGTGCTTTTTATATTCCTTTGTTTCTTCTCACAATTTCCCATAGTTTCTTAGTAATTTTCCCATAATTTTTGTATATCATCGTTAGAGAAAACTCTATATAAATTACACTTGATATTTTGACAGAGGAATGTGGTTGGGAGGAGGAGATTCGGAATGCGCTCCAGCAGAAGAAAGGGCAGCGTGTCTTTTTCCGACCGTTCCCGCTCACCACCCTTCCTTCTTTTCTTCCCTCTCACCACAAGAATTTGTCGATGTATCAAATCAGATGTATATAGGAGCATTCCTGTAATGAATGAAAATGCGAGTGGATAAAAAAAGTACCTCCTGTTAACATACAGAGTGTCACGGCCGTGACCTCGAAATAACAGAGGAGGTACTCACCATGAATTATACACAAAATCAACGCATTTCTCAAATCACAGAATCTACCTTGATTATTGGCATAGATATCGCTAAATACAAACATGTAGCACGCGCACAAAACGATCGCGGTCTCATGTATGGGAAAGCTTTTTCTTTCCCAAGTATGCGTGAGGGATTCGAAGCGTTCTGTCACTGGATGAAAAACATAATGAGGGAACACGAAAAAACACAGCTTCTTGTCGGAATGGAACCAACCGGACACTACTGGATGACTTTAGCAGCATTCTTGCGAAGCCGCGGGATTCCGGTCGTGGTCGTTAATCCGATGCATGTAAAGAAGTCAAAAGAGCTGGATGATAATTCACCAACGAAGAACGATCCAAAAGATGCCCGTGTTATTGCGCAACTCGTCAAAGATGGGCGGTACTCTGCACCTTATTTCCCAACTGGTGTATATGCCGAATTACGGGAAGCTGTGAAAATACGAGACCACCTTTCCTGCGAGCTTCAGCGTACTCAAGCCAAGGTGCATAATTGGCTGGATCGCTATTTTCCTGAGTTTTTAACGGTATTTACAAGCTGGGAAGGCAAAGCGGCTTTTGAAACCCTCAAGCATTTTCCACTGCCTCAGGATCTTATCCAGGCAGGTGCCTTTGAAGTCTTGACGATATGGAAGAAAAACATCCAAAGAGGACTTCGTCCCAAACGTGCGGGGGAGCTTGTAGAACAAGCTAGGCATTCGATTGGCCTTCAAGAAGGTATGAAAATGGCAAGGTTGGAGCTAAAAACACTGCTTACAACCTATGAAACTCTACAGCAGCAGATAGAAGAAGTCATAAAAGAAATCGAAGATTTATTACGAGATATTCCAGGTGTACAGTACATTCTTACGATTCCAGGCATAGGAGTCGCTACCGTTGCGGGCTTTTTCGCAGAAGTTGGAGACTTGTCTAGATACCAGCATCCTCGTCAGATTCAGAAGTTAGCGGGTCTAAATCTTAAAGAAAATCGTTCAGGCAAGCATCGAGGAAAAACACGTATCACGAAACGAGGAAGACCACGGCTTCGCGCTCTTCTCTACAAAGCGATTCGACCCTTAGTTGCCAAAAATCCAGCATTTAAGGCGCTACACACGTACTATACAACTCGACAGGAGAATCCACTCCGTAAACAGCAATCGTTAATCGCCTTGTGCTGTCGCCTCCTCCGCATTATGTTTGTGCTAGCTCGTAAACAAATCGATTTTAATATGAACAAGATGATAAAAGACACCCCTTTATGTGGACAGAACCAATCTCTTGCCGCATAAACCGTACAGTTGCTTATTTTTTGAAGAACATTCGCACTTGATATCTTGATCAAAAACGAAGCACGGAGAAGCCGGAATTATTTTTTCCATGCGGGCACAGACCCTGAATAGGAGCATCTCTGGCCTCCACCTCATGGACAGGTTGAACGAAGGAAAGTAGGGACATATGATCCTGAGAGACATGGGAGGGTACACCACCATGAGTCCTGTGGAGATCCAATGTGCAACCATATTTTTCAAAAAAGGCCGTAGGTCTTTGATGGCCTACACCCCCTACTTCCAATATTTTAAAAAGTTTCAAATGTCTAACTGAAGCTTCGTTTATAAAAATCAAGATATTGTAAGAATACATGAGTATTCATAAGAAAAACTTTAATTCATAGAGGGAGGAAATCTTCATGCGAATAAACAAAAACTATGGGCTTTTGGCCTTAATATTTGTTCTTGTACTTCTTATTATTGCCGGTCAAATCAGACCAGCGGTAGCCGAATACGGGAACGGAGAGGAAATTAGTGAGTCTGAATATAAAAAATACATACAATTAGTTAAAGCAATCGATCCAGCTACAGGAGCAGCGCTTGAGGCAGGCGATAAAGATGCATTAACATATATTCTTCATTTTCAAATTATGAATCGGTATATCGCTGATCAAGTGAACGAAACAAACGATATAAAGAAAGAGGCAGAAAAGAGCTTTAGCCAGTTTGAAACAGCAATAAAACAACAGCTTGGTACTGGGGAGAATATAGATCAATACTATGCTGATAATAATATAACAAAAGATGCGGTAAAAGCTTTTTTCTTGGATCAAACAAAAATGATTTCTTACTTTTCAAAGGATATTCCAGATACGGAGAAAAGGAAAGAATATGAAGAAGGAAAAAAACAAGGCTTCTTTACACAGGCCGATGTACGTCATATCCTTATTAATACAGAAGAACGCTCTAAAGAAGAAGCGAAGAAAAAAGCGGAGGATCTTGTAGAGCAGCTGCGAGCCGGCTCCGATTTTGCTAAACTGGCAAAAGAAAATTCAGATGATGCGGGGAGCGTAGAAACCGGTGGACTATATCAATACAATGAAACACAACCGCTTGGACAAACGGTAGAAGCGTATCGCAATGCGGCTATGACGCTTCCACTAAATAAAATTAGCGAGCCGGTTGAAACGGAATACGGGTACCATATCATGCGAGTAGAAAAAAGAAGCGAACAGACATATGATGAGGTAAAAAAACAAATTGAAAGTTCGCTTGCATTGGACAAGGAAAACGAGTTCTTCACTTCAAAACTCCAAAAAATCATTAAAAAAGAAAATATCCCTGCTTTCATGATCAAAAAACAGCCACAACAACCAACTTCTGAACAGCCCGTACCTGATCAGACAGTGCCAGACAGTCAGTCGTAGTATACAAGGCAGTAAAAGAAAGTAATGCTGCGAAAAATCAAATTTGTGTTCTTAAGAAAAAGCCGGAGTTTGGCCCAATAAGGGCTAAACTCCGGCTTTTGTTTATTTTTAACCCTTGAGGGAAAGATAAAAGTGATTTTGTTCCCGTCTTGTGTTATTGCTTCCACATGAATGGAAGTCGAGCCCGGGGAATGAATCTGGTTTCCTACAACGCGGTAATTAGTTCTGCAAATTAAAAACCATAGAAGGTTTTTGAAGGTTATTGGAACGCAGGCGATACGCGACTACTTTCTTTTTGTACTGTTTGAATACATCAACGCGATCATTGTATCTATATACAAAAAACCTAACATCGTTTTTACCCCTCTTAGTATCAATGACCAATGGAGTCCCACTGTTCGTTGGAGGAAAATCATATTGTTCTAAAAATATCGCTTCGTTAAAATGATTAACAACTTGAATTTTGTCTTCACCTTCTAAGGGTTTTCCGTCGATGGTTACGGTGACAGTTGCCTCATTAAGTTTTGGATGCAATTCAAATTTGCTGAAAAACGAGTCCGCAACAGAGGTTGGAAGACACGTCACTATTAGTTTAATAGAACCCATAAGAATCAACGAAAGTATAAACCAGGTCGTCATATTTTATCATTTCCTTTACGTTCTAAAATAATATTATTACATCAAGGGTGTTGATTATCCAATACGATCCAGATTGGATAGCCACCACACCGTGCCCAAAACGGGCGTCGGTTCGTCTCCCGCACGGAAGCATGGAGGACCGCTTTTTGCCCTAAACCAGGCGGGACTGCAAAACATCTGGGTAGACGCGAAGAGGGAGACAGTTGCGGTCCTCTTTCGCCTGGTCGGGCAATCGCTCGGGAAGAGAGACAAAAGGTCTTGTTTGTGTCCCGTTGTGATGGTCTTTTCCCCTCTGAACAATCAACACCCTTGGTATCCATAGACGGATAGAAAAGAATGACGCGCACGGCGTGCGTCCCCTTTGTTTTTTACAGCAGAGCTACATAAGAGCAACTAGAGTTGTTGCCTGCGGTACCAGCTACGTTTTCTTTATCGTGTGGAACGTATGGCGCCAAGGAGGAAATCGACCGGCAACTGTCTCCCACTTTGAAACACCTAGATGTTTTGCCGGTCCGAACTTGGCGCCACAAAGTGGCCATGTCTCTTCCCTGTGAGAAAAAGACGGAGGAACACGCCGACGCATGCATCTTCTTTCTTCCACCTTATGGATAATCAACAGGTGTGTTATTACATAACTTATATTATCACAGTACATTTAGTTAATTTATGTGCATTATGTGAAACTTGATAAAGTTACGAGGAAGGGGCAACGGAACGCTTTTACGCAATCTCCTAGCGGAAGAAGACAAACAAGCGTGCATTTGCCCACAACTGTTCGAAGATACAGCTTCTTTGTCCCTTTTGTGGGCAAGTTGCTTGTCTCCTGAAGCGATCGGTTATCCCTCCCTGCGCAGCGTAACCAAGTGACATGCCCATCCCTTCTCCTATCCCTCATCACGTTTTGTCTTCTTTTCAAACGGTCAAGCACATTCTTTAATATTGAGCCCTTTTTTAATAATAAAGAGCAGTTAAAAAAAACACATGATCCAATTCATAAGTATGTGACTCATCCACTTTCCAAAGTTTTGCCTATATACATCTGATTTGATACATCGACAAATGTTTATGGTGGAAGGTAAGAAGGAAGGGCGGTGGCCTTTCTTCTGCCGGATCGCATTCCGAATCTCCTCCTTCCAACCACATTCCCTGTCAAAATATCAAGTGTAATTTATATAGAAACATTAACTAACGGGAGCTTCTTGTGAAAAAATACGGTTATCTTTTCATATGCAGCAACTGTCGATTCCAGACGATGCTGGATAATCAACACCCTTAAGAAAAAATATATTTATACGAGAAAACTATGAATAAATAGTCAATGGTACAAGCATGCAAATACTCCCTTTCATATACTAAAAACAAAAGGGGGTGATAATATGAAAAAGGCAACAATAGGACGAGTACAACGTAGGAGAAGAGTTGGCATCCGACAAGCTGTTCCAACTGTAAGTTTATTTGCTGACCCTAATTTTGCGGGAAGGAGATTAAGGTTTCGTGGAAATATCGGTGTACGTAACCTTCTAGATGCTTTTAACTTCAATGATGTCTTGTCAAGTTTCGAATTAGATGGTGATGATGTTACACTTGTATTATTTGAAAATGTTAACTACGGGGGTAGGCCGGTGGTATTTAGAACAGCAAGAGATGTGGCAAATCTAGGAGTTGCAAATTTAAATTTTGATAATATGACCTCTTCTTTTGTCATGGTCAACCGTTTGTTAACCGATGCCGAAATTACTGCAATTCAAGAAAATGCTAGAGCACCTAGAGGTGTTGCCGAAGTTTTGAGAAGAACTCGGCCTCGGAGGATAGTGAAAAAGAAGATAGTGAAAAGAAGAGTAAGATAGTTG
Protein-coding sequences here:
- a CDS encoding IS110 family RNA-guided transposase, with amino-acid sequence MNYTQNQRISQITESTLIIGIDIAKYKHVARAQNDRGLMYGKAFSFPSMREGFEAFCHWMKNIMREHEKTQLLVGMEPTGHYWMTLAAFLRSRGIPVVVVNPMHVKKSKELDDNSPTKNDPKDARVIAQLVKDGRYSAPYFPTGVYAELREAVKIRDHLSCELQRTQAKVHNWLDRYFPEFLTVFTSWEGKAAFETLKHFPLPQDLIQAGAFEVLTIWKKNIQRGLRPKRAGELVEQARHSIGLQEGMKMARLELKTLLTTYETLQQQIEEVIKEIEDLLRDIPGVQYILTIPGIGVATVAGFFAEVGDLSRYQHPRQIQKLAGLNLKENRSGKHRGKTRITKRGRPRLRALLYKAIRPLVAKNPAFKALHTYYTTRQENPLRKQQSLIALCCRLLRIMFVLARKQIDFNMNKMIKDTPLCGQNQSLAA
- a CDS encoding peptidylprolyl isomerase, giving the protein MRINKNYGLLALIFVLVLLIIAGQIRPAVAEYGNGEEISESEYKKYIQLVKAIDPATGAALEAGDKDALTYILHFQIMNRYIADQVNETNDIKKEAEKSFSQFETAIKQQLGTGENIDQYYADNNITKDAVKAFFLDQTKMISYFSKDIPDTEKRKEYEEGKKQGFFTQADVRHILINTEERSKEEAKKKAEDLVEQLRAGSDFAKLAKENSDDAGSVETGGLYQYNETQPLGQTVEAYRNAAMTLPLNKISEPVETEYGYHIMRVEKRSEQTYDEVKKQIESSLALDKENEFFTSKLQKIIKKENIPAFMIKKQPQQPTSEQPVPDQTVPDSQS
- a CDS encoding YfmQ family protein, with translation MTTWFILSLILMGSIKLIVTCLPTSVADSFFSKFELHPKLNEATVTVTIDGKPLEGEDKIQVVNHFNEAIFLEQYDFPPTNSGTPLVIDTKRGKNDVRFFVYRYNDRVDVFKQYKKKVVAYRLRSNNLQKPSMVFNLQN
- a CDS encoding beta/gamma crystallin family protein encodes the protein MKKATIGRVQRRRRVGIRQAVPTVSLFADPNFAGRRLRFRGNIGVRNLLDAFNFNDVLSSFELDGDDVTLVLFENVNYGGRPVVFRTARDVANLGVANLNFDNMTSSFVMVNRLLTDAEITAIQENARAPRGVAEVLRRTRPRRIVKKKIVKRRVR